AAAAATTAGATAAATTAACAAAAGTATTAATGATTCCATTTGCTCTAATGCAAGGGATTGCAACGATATTTACTCTTCAACAACAGGGCGTTATTGAGCCAGGTTGATCAAGTGACAATGTATTAGCATCTCCAGCATTTTATTATGTATTAGTACCGCTTGTTATGTTAGCTGGTTCATACTTTATGTTATGAATTGCTGACCAAATTACAATCAAAGGTGTTGGTAATGGTATTTCGATAGTTATCTTTATTGGTATTATTGTTCAATTACCTAACCAAATTAAAGCTACATATGATTTCTGAATACCTTCAAATGAAAGTATTAACGTTTTCTTTGATGGAATAATTAAGTTTTCAATTTATATGTTAGTTTTCTTTGTTGTTATATTTTCTGTTGTACTTATGAATGAAGCAGAACGAAAAGTTCCAATTCAACAAACAGGAAGTGGTTTAATTGATTCAAAAGATCATACACCATATTTACCTTTAAAATTGAATAATGCTGGGGTTATACCAGTTATCTTTGCATCAGCCTTGATTTCTACACCAATTACAATTGCACAAATTATCGACCCAACTGCTAGCACGGCTACCGTTAACTCGGCAAATGCATTTGTAAGGTTTACACAGCACTACCTTTCATTTAATACGTGATGAGGAATTGGAATATTTGCTGTAATGATTGTATTATTTACATTCTTATATGCACAAGTCCAAATTAATCCTGAAAAAATAAGTGAAAACTTTCAAAAATCAGGAACATTTATACCAGGTATTAAACCAGGTAAAGACACAACTAATTTCCTAAAAGGGACAATTAATCGATTATCTTTATTTGGAGCTATATTCTTAGCAGCAATTGCAGCGCTGCCATATGTAATATCTAAATTAACTAATTTACCAAGTCAATTAGCTATTGGAGGAACTGGTTTAATTATTTGTATATCGGTTGCGATTCAAACAACGCAACAATTGCAAGGTAGAATTACTCAACATAAATTTATTGAAAGTAAAAAACAAAACTTTACTGAAGAAGCCTCAACTAAATCTTCAACTCATATTTGATAAAAGACTCATAGGGGTCTTTTTTGATTCAACTAAAAATTATTTTTTAGATATAATATAATAGATATGAAAGAGGTATTAATGATGGCTGATAAGCAAAATGTATTTGAAGAATTATTAAGATTAAAGGAAAACTCATATAGCCCATATTCAAATTTTAAAGTTGCTTGTTTAATTTATTTAAGCAACGGTGAAAAAATAAAGGGTGTAAATATTGAGAATGCTGCATATCCAGCAACTATATGTGCTGAAAGGTCAGCCTTAGCTCAAGCTTATTCTTTAGGTTATAAAAAAAGTGACATAAAGTCTTTAGAGTTATACACAGATTCTGAAACATTAGGTTCACCTTGTGGAGTTTGCCGTCAGGTTATTTCTGAATTAGTAGATTGATCTGCAACTATTTCAATTTACAATAAAAATGGGTTTCAGTTAGAAACAAACATTAAAGAGTTGTTGCCACACGCTTTTGAGCCTGCACAACTTATTAAATAAGAGGAGAGAAATATGAATATTATGTTATTAGGTGCCCCAGGTTCAGGAAAAGGCACATTAGCTGAAAAATTAATTAAAAATCAAGGATTCAAACAAATGTCAACTGGAGACTTGATGCGTAAAGAAATAAAAGAAGAAACACCTTTAGGAATTGAATGTGCCAGATACATGAATGAAGGTAAACTAGTTCCTGATGAAGTTACAATGGGGATTGTTAAAAACTTTTTACAAGACAACCATAATCAATTAATTTTTGATGGTATTCCAAGAACATTAAATCAAGCTAAAATTTTAGAAGAAAACTTAGTTGAATTAAATGCAAGAATTGACAAAGTTATTTACATTGATGTTCCTACACAAATTCTTTTAGACAGAATTAGTGGAAGACTAATTTGCCCAAAATGTAAAGTAAGTTATCACATTATTAGCAGAAAACCAAAAGCA
The Mesoplasma entomophilum DNA segment above includes these coding regions:
- the secY gene encoding preprotein translocase subunit SecY, yielding MAKKFAKKSKQYSAKKSQSNNSDLKTGNFFIKNKDILGRIAFTLLLLVVIRIGVYITVPGIRLTSDYQNAINNSQFFQLLSTLGGGTIGRFSILALGVSPYITASIIVQLLSTDVVPILTRWNKSGERGRKKLDKLTKVLMIPFALMQGIATIFTLQQQGVIEPGWSSDNVLASPAFYYVLVPLVMLAGSYFMLWIADQITIKGVGNGISIVIFIGIIVQLPNQIKATYDFWIPSNESINVFFDGIIKFSIYMLVFFVVIFSVVLMNEAERKVPIQQTGSGLIDSKDHTPYLPLKLNNAGVIPVIFASALISTPITIAQIIDPTASTATVNSANAFVRFTQHYLSFNTWWGIGIFAVMIVLFTFLYAQVQINPEKISENFQKSGTFIPGIKPGKDTTNFLKGTINRLSLFGAIFLAAIAALPYVISKLTNLPSQLAIGGTGLIICISVAIQTTQQLQGRITQHKFIESKKQNFTEEASTKSSTHIW
- the cdd gene encoding cytidine deaminase; this translates as MADKQNVFEELLRLKENSYSPYSNFKVACLIYLSNGEKIKGVNIENAAYPATICAERSALAQAYSLGYKKSDIKSLELYTDSETLGSPCGVCRQVISELVDWSATISIYNKNGFQLETNIKELLPHAFEPAQLIK
- a CDS encoding adenylate kinase family protein gives rise to the protein MNIMLLGAPGSGKGTLAEKLIKNQGFKQMSTGDLMRKEIKEETPLGIECARYMNEGKLVPDEVTMGIVKNFLQDNHNQLIFDGIPRTLNQAKILEENLVELNARIDKVIYIDVPTQILLDRISGRLICPKCKVSYHIISRKPKAEGICDNDGSELVRRPDDAPEKVKVRLEAYANETAPLVDYYKNKPGFVHIVDNANTTAEEVYAEVLGAL